A window from Camelus dromedarius isolate mCamDro1 chromosome 9, mCamDro1.pat, whole genome shotgun sequence encodes these proteins:
- the VPS4A gene encoding vacuolar protein sorting-associated protein 4A isoform X2, with translation MTTSTLQKAIDLVTKATEEDKAKNYEEALRLYQHAVEYFLHAIKYEAHSDKAKESIRAKCMQYLDRAEKLKDYLRNKEKHGKKPVKENQSESKGDSDSEGDNPEKKKLQEQLMGAVVMEKPNIRWNDVAGLEGAKEALKEAVILPIKFPHLFTGKRTPWRGILLFGPPGTGKSYLAKAVATEANNSTFFSVSSSDLMSKWLGESEKLVKNLFELARQHKPSIIFIDEVDSLCGSRNENESEAARRIKTEFLVQMQGVGSNNDGTLVLGATNIPWVLDSAIRRRFEKRIYIPLPEEAARAQMFRLHLGSTPHNLTDANIHELARKTEGYSGADISIIVRDSLMQPVRKVQSATHFKKVCGPSRTNPSIMIDDLLTPCSPGDPGAMEMTWMDVPGDKLLEPVVCMSDMLRSLATTRPTVNADDLLKVKKFSEDFGQES, from the exons ATGACAACGTCAACCCTCCAG AAAGCCATTGATCTGGTGACAAAAGCCACAGAAGAGGATAAAGCCAAGAATTACGAGGAGGCGCTCCGGCTCTACCAGCATGCCGTGGAGTATTTCCTGCACGCTATCAAGT ATGAGGCACACAGCGACAAAGCCAAGGAAAGCATTCGAGCCAAGTGCATGCAGTACCTAGACCGGGCGGAGAAGCTGAAGGATTATTTACGAAACAAAGAGAAGCATGGCAAGAAGCCAGTCAAAGAGAATCAGAGTGAGAGCAAGGG TGATAGTGACAGTGAAGGGGataatccagagaaaaagaaactgcaaGAACAGCTGATGG GTGCCGTTGTGATGGAAAAGCCCAACATTCGGTGGAATGACGTGGCTGGGCTGGAGGGGGCCAAGGAAGCCCTCAAAGAAGCTGTCATTTTACCAATTAAATTCCCACACTTGTTCACAG GCAAGCGGACCCCTTGGCGGGGGATACTGCTCTTTGGACCCCCCGGCACAGGGAAGTCCTACCTGGCCAAAGCAGTGGCAACAGAGGCCAACAACTCCAccttcttctctgtgtcctcctcAGACCTGATGTCCAAGTGGTTGGGGGAGAGTGAGAA GCTAGTCAAGAACCTGTTTGAGCTGGCCAGGCAGCACAAGCCCTCCATCATCTTCATCGACGAGGTGGATTCGCTCTGCGGATCCCGCAACGAGAATGAGAGTGAGGCTGCCCGAAGGATCAAAACGGAATTCCTGGTCCAGATGCAGG GGGTGGGGAGTAACAACGACGGGACCCTCGTCCTTGGTGCCACAAACATCCCGTGGGTGTTGGATTCCGCCATTAGGAGGAG GTTTGAAAAGCGAATTTACATCCCATTGCCAGAAGAGGCTGCCCGCGCCCAGATGTTCCGGCTGCACCTGGGGAGCACTCCCCACAACCTcacagatgccaacatccatgagCTGGCCCGGAAGACGGAGGGCTACTCGGGCGCAGACATCAGCATCATCGTGCGGGACTCCCTCATGCAGCCAGTGAGGAAAGTGCAGTCAGCAACACACTTCAAAAAG GTCTGTGGCCCTTCCCGCACCAACCCTAGCATTATGATCGACGACCTCCTGACCCCATGCTCACCAGGCGACCCAGGGGCCATGGAGATGACCTGGATGGATGTCCCTGGGGACAAACTCTTAGAGCCTGTGGTTTGCATG
- the VPS4A gene encoding vacuolar protein sorting-associated protein 4A isoform X1 produces the protein MTTSTLQKAIDLVTKATEEDKAKNYEEALRLYQHAVEYFLHAIKYEAHSDKAKESIRAKCMQYLDRAEKLKDYLRNKEKHGKKPVKENQSESKGSDSDSEGDNPEKKKLQEQLMGAVVMEKPNIRWNDVAGLEGAKEALKEAVILPIKFPHLFTGKRTPWRGILLFGPPGTGKSYLAKAVATEANNSTFFSVSSSDLMSKWLGESEKLVKNLFELARQHKPSIIFIDEVDSLCGSRNENESEAARRIKTEFLVQMQGVGSNNDGTLVLGATNIPWVLDSAIRRRFEKRIYIPLPEEAARAQMFRLHLGSTPHNLTDANIHELARKTEGYSGADISIIVRDSLMQPVRKVQSATHFKKVCGPSRTNPSIMIDDLLTPCSPGDPGAMEMTWMDVPGDKLLEPVVCMSDMLRSLATTRPTVNADDLLKVKKFSEDFGQES, from the exons ATGACAACGTCAACCCTCCAG AAAGCCATTGATCTGGTGACAAAAGCCACAGAAGAGGATAAAGCCAAGAATTACGAGGAGGCGCTCCGGCTCTACCAGCATGCCGTGGAGTATTTCCTGCACGCTATCAAGT ATGAGGCACACAGCGACAAAGCCAAGGAAAGCATTCGAGCCAAGTGCATGCAGTACCTAGACCGGGCGGAGAAGCTGAAGGATTATTTACGAAACAAAGAGAAGCATGGCAAGAAGCCAGTCAAAGAGAATCAGAGTGAGAGCAAGGG CAGTGATAGTGACAGTGAAGGGGataatccagagaaaaagaaactgcaaGAACAGCTGATGG GTGCCGTTGTGATGGAAAAGCCCAACATTCGGTGGAATGACGTGGCTGGGCTGGAGGGGGCCAAGGAAGCCCTCAAAGAAGCTGTCATTTTACCAATTAAATTCCCACACTTGTTCACAG GCAAGCGGACCCCTTGGCGGGGGATACTGCTCTTTGGACCCCCCGGCACAGGGAAGTCCTACCTGGCCAAAGCAGTGGCAACAGAGGCCAACAACTCCAccttcttctctgtgtcctcctcAGACCTGATGTCCAAGTGGTTGGGGGAGAGTGAGAA GCTAGTCAAGAACCTGTTTGAGCTGGCCAGGCAGCACAAGCCCTCCATCATCTTCATCGACGAGGTGGATTCGCTCTGCGGATCCCGCAACGAGAATGAGAGTGAGGCTGCCCGAAGGATCAAAACGGAATTCCTGGTCCAGATGCAGG GGGTGGGGAGTAACAACGACGGGACCCTCGTCCTTGGTGCCACAAACATCCCGTGGGTGTTGGATTCCGCCATTAGGAGGAG GTTTGAAAAGCGAATTTACATCCCATTGCCAGAAGAGGCTGCCCGCGCCCAGATGTTCCGGCTGCACCTGGGGAGCACTCCCCACAACCTcacagatgccaacatccatgagCTGGCCCGGAAGACGGAGGGCTACTCGGGCGCAGACATCAGCATCATCGTGCGGGACTCCCTCATGCAGCCAGTGAGGAAAGTGCAGTCAGCAACACACTTCAAAAAG GTCTGTGGCCCTTCCCGCACCAACCCTAGCATTATGATCGACGACCTCCTGACCCCATGCTCACCAGGCGACCCAGGGGCCATGGAGATGACCTGGATGGATGTCCCTGGGGACAAACTCTTAGAGCCTGTGGTTTGCATG